The following nucleotide sequence is from Pedobacter sp. PACM 27299.
CCCCAGAACCTTCCAGTCACACCTACAGTGCCAGAAAAAGGGGCAAGGTATGCTGGAACAGAAGAAACGGTAAACAGTACCAGGGGAACAAACAAAATCCCTACAGCAACGCCTTGCAGAATATACGGTAAGACAATATCTGCTAAGGATACATCGGGGACAAATAGGAAGGTAAACCATAAATGATAAACTGCCATCAGGCTAAATCCAAGAATGAAAATATACCTCGTTGCCACTGCTTTGGAAAGCAATATCGCGGCAATAAAGATCCCTATCAGGTCTCCCAGGGCATTTAAGTATTGAATATTGGCTACGCGTACCGGCTCCCAATTCCAGACTTTGCTCATCGTTGTGTGACAAATGTTCAAGCTCGCTCTTGAAATGTAAAAGAGAACAAATAAAACCAGTCCGGTTCGCAGATTTGCGTAGTGGAAAACCTTTAAATCAAAACATGGGCGCTTCACTAACAGCTGTCTTACAAGGAACAAACCAGAACTAACTGCCGTAATCGCTGTTGCGAGGGTGATCTGTGAAGATTGGAACCAGTATTTCTTTTCTCCATAAATCAATACAAAAGCGCCGCAAATAATTGCCGTATGGACCAAGACATAACTTGCCCAATCTACCTGATAAAGTGGTGTTTTTTTATGAAAACGATGTCCGTTGAAAGTGATCAGCACCAAGGCCACGCATATCAACTGAAAAAATGCCGACCCATACGCCATGTATTTCCAGTCGTAATTTTCCAGCAGCCACACTACGATGTTCATGATAAAAGGAGAGGCGATCAGCAAAGTTCCATACGTCAGGGAGAATACGATGATGATGGCATTTTTAGATTTGAATCTGCTGAGCAACAGCAATCTCAAGGGGATCCATGGCAGGGCCATTAATACACCTTCTACCATCCTCAAGATAATAAACAATACATAATCATGCGTATATGCCGAAATGATAAAGCTAACTGCCGCCAAGAAATAGATGGCCATGAAATAATTGCGTGTTGGAAAGTACTTAAATAAGCGGCTTTCAATCAATATAGTTGCTAAAAAAGTACCATAAGTGAGGCTCATTGCATACTGTAAATCCTCGACTTCTACATCCAGAAAACTTGCAGAATAGGTCGTATTAGAGGTATACAATCCTAATAATACCATGGAATGCAGCATACAAAAGATCAATACTCCTTTTACTGCCCAATCGGGCATCCAAGGCTTAAATACAGTCTGATTGGCCATGTTATTTCTGATGGTTAGCAACAACTATCACATTCATCCCTGCTCTTAAAAACTCAGTTTCCTTTACAGGGTCGGTCAGTTTTATGCGTATTGGAATTCGCTGTTCGATTTTCACAAAATTTCCAGTGGCATTGTCGGGAGGAAGCATTGAAAACCTTGCACCACTTGCCGGAGAGAACGATTCTACAATCCCATTAAATACCTGATTGCCGCTGGCATCTGCTTTAAAAGTGACCTTTTGGCCAATCGTAATCCTTCCTACCTGTGTTTCTTTATAATTTGCTGTAATCCACTTCTCCTGGCTCACTACCGAAACCAGCGTTTGTCCTTCTTTGACCAGCTGTCCGGGTTGAATGGTTTTTTTGCCCACCCATCCATCGTAAGGAGCCGTTAATATGGTGTAGGAGAGGTATAGCGCGGCGTTATCTACTGCTGCTTTCTTCCCGCCGATGACAGTTTTTGCTACTGGTACTTTCGACGAAGCTTCGGAAGTACTCAATGCGGTAGACTGCAGTGCGTGCAAAATTTCTTCGTAATGAGCCTTTGCTGAATCGTAATTTGATTTCATGGTTTCCACCTGTTGCTGGGTCGCTGCATCTTCTTTCAACAGCGCATTGTAGCGTTTATATTCTTCTTCCGCCTTCCATACCTGAGATTTTGCCGCATCCAGCTGAGATTGCTGAACCGCAGTATTACTTCTTGTAGTGGCTACGTTTCTTTGCAGTACGCCAATACTCTCTTTCGCGTTTTCAATTTCCGACAAAGCCAGGTCTAAATGTGATTGATATTCTCTGTTGTCGATGACGATTAAAGTATCACCCTTGTGTACAAATTGATTTTCTACGTATTTTACTTCCTGCACATAACCGGTAATACGCGTCACTACTGGAGTCACATATTGATCAATCTGCGCATCATTTGTCTCCTCATTGTTATTGTAAAAGATGAAAAACCAGATGCCCATGATCAGGCCTCCTGCAGCGATTATGCTCGCAATAATGGTAAAAAAAGTGTGGAATGGGCCATGCGGTGCAGGCGCTTTTGCTGTGTTCATTGTAGACTAAGAGGGTTGATTTATAATTGTCCTGCTGCATAACGCAGCTCGTAATGTTTCATTAAAGCGTCGATTCTGGTAGATACGACATTGTATTTTGCCTGAAGCAAGGCATTATCGGCATCCAGAATATCGGTTACCAATGCCAGTTGATTCAAATACTTCAACTTGATGATTCTATAGTTTTCAGTAGCTTGTCTTTTTGCTTTCTCCGTAACTGGAAGCTGATCCATGATTTCCTGATACCTGGTGTATTGTTTAAAAACCTCATCACGGATTTGGTTGCCAAGAAGGTCCGTGTTAACTTTTTCTTCCTCCATTCTTTGCGCTGCCAGCTTCATTTTAGTCTTATTTTTATACAAATTAGAAAGGCTGAAATTGAGCTCTATTCCAATCTTTCCCAAAGTATAGCCGTTGTCTCTTGGCGGAAAGAACATATAATTGGGGTAGTTATAGCCATAAGAACCAAACAAATTGAGTTTAGGATAATAATTGCTTTTCGCAAGGCGCTGTTCCGTCTGACGGATGGCTTCCTGCTGTTTAGCAATCCCCATTTCTTCCTTTTGAAAAACAGAAGCCAGATAATCCTGGTAATTATAAAGCGTTAACTTATTACCGAGTAGTCCATTAGTATCTAATGATAACTTTCCTTCTTCAGGTAATTCCAGCAGGGTTTGTAAATCATGGAGACCAATAGCAATGTTTCTTTGGTTGGATAAAAGACGCAATTGCATATCTGAAAGCTGTAATTCTGCCCTCAATACTTCATTGCCCGTTACTGTTCCGTGTGCTTTAAAGGCTCTGACTTCTTTTAAACGATCTTCTTCCTCCTTGATGTTTTCCAAAATCAGTTTCTGCAGTTCCATCAGCTTAAATACCCCTAGATAGGTCGCTACCACCTCAATTTGTATATCATTTACCGTTTTCTGAACGTTTAGCCTACTGATTTCCTGTTGTTGCTTAGCTTTCCTGATGCTGTATTTGATTTGTCCGCCAGCATAAATAGGCATTCTCGCGGAAGAGGTTACGTCAGCCATTTCTGGGATGGTGGCAGTCACCATTTTGCCGCTTAATCCGCTTTTGTACTCCGTTAAATCTGTGATTCTGGCATAAGATGCATGGAAATCCACTTCTGGAATCCTCATTTCTTCTTTTTCTTTCTTTTCTTCCTCCGTAATGTGCTGCTGGATCCTGGATTTCTGTACGGTTTTGTTGTGTTCGGCGGCCAGACTGAGGGCTTGTGACAGTGTTAAAACTTGTTGTGCTTGAACAGGGAAGGTCATGATCCCGGTTAATAATAGTGTACCGAACAGTCTTCTAGGCGGACTGCTCAAGGCATTTAATGATTCCCTTGCGATAAGGGGGAGCTTTTTCATTGTGTAGATTTTTCATTACAAAGTTGCAACCATTCCAGTTGGCTTGATTATCTTTGTTGGTCAAATGTTTATTCATTTCAGCCATGGCTAATATTCATAAAGATTACTATTTAACAGAGGTAGATAAACTCCCTCATACGATCTATTGTATGCATGATCTGATGGGCGAGCAGGACATTTCTGCGCACCAGCATGAGAAAGGACAGTTTCTATACACTGAGGGCGGCGTGGTTCATGTGAGTACGGAGCAAAAGACCTATTTCTTGCCTGCCAGACATTATATGTGGATTCCACCCGGCGTGATCCATAGCATCCATCCCAGTTCGGCAGATGTGACGATGAGAAATCTTTATTTCCCTGAAGAAGCAGATGAACACCCTTTTTATAAACAAAAAGGGATTTATCCAGTCAACGATTTACTGCTGCAAATGATCATTTTCAGCAACAGATGGAGCGGAGACATTGACGAGACAGCACTGAGTTCTTATCGCTTTGCATTGGCATTAAAGGCGATATTGCCAGAGGTGAGCCTGTACAAATTGCCATTGGCCTTGCCTTATGCAAAGGATAAACGCCTGACTGCTGTCATTCATTATATGGGAGAAAACTTATCCGAGGCCATAGTATTCCCTGCATTAGCCAGTAAATTCGGACTGAGTGAAAGAAGCCTCTCGCGTCTTTTTCAAGGGGATGTGGGGATGTCATTCATTCAATACCTGAGCATTCAGAGAATGATGCTGGCGGTTCAGCTGCTGCTCGAAGATAAAATGTCGGTAAAAGAAGTCGCATCCATGGTCGGCTATAACAGTATTCCTACTTTCAGTACTACTTTTTATAAAACACTGGGCGTTAGACCCTCGGAATATGTGAAGATGAAAGGGGTTTTAGGCTTGGATACTATGCTGGCATAATAAGATATGTAATTGACCGGAAAGGATACCTTTTGCCTGATTAATGCGGATAGATTTGTGTTTTAAACCAAATGTATGTACGCAGATAGAATACTGAGGGAGGAATTAATTTCCAAAATAATGACCTCAGAAGAAGCCGCACAACTCTTTAAAGACAAGATGGTGGTGGCTTCCAGTGGATTTACCAAGGCCGGCGACAGTAAAGCTGTATTGGCCGCAGTTGCGGAACGCGCAAAGTGCGAGCCGCTTAAAATCACACTCATGACAGGTGCTTCTCTTGGCCATGGCACAGATGGTGCTTTAGCCGATGCCGACGCACTGTCTTTACGTCTTCCTTTCCAGGTAGACCCCGTTTTGCGAAAGGCAATTAACAACGGTGAAGTCCTGTTTATCGACCAGCATTTGGGAGAAACCGTTACACTTTTGAAATCAAACCATTTCCCTAAAATAGATATTGCAGTACTGGAAGCGTGTAGAATTGAAGCGGATGGTAGTATCATACCGACCACATCTGTAGGTAATTCGGCATCTTTTGCTGCATTGGCAAATCAGGTGATTATTGAGGTTAATACCGCTGTTCCTTTTTCTGTTTGCGGCTTGCACGATATCTTTTCTGCAGGAGACTACCCGAACCGATGTGAGATCCCAATCGTAACTGCTGCTGATCGTGTGGGGCGTTCTTCGATTTACATCGATCCTAAAAAGATCATAGGAGTGGTGATCACTAATAAAACGGATAGTCCGGCAGAAATTGCGCCGCCGGATGAGGCCACTAAAGCAATAGCAAAACACCTGGTCAGTTTCTTTTCAGCAGAAGTAAAGAAAGGTCATCTGACTAAATCATTACTTCCATTGCAAGCTGGTATTGGTAAGGTAGCCAATGCAGTACTGCTTGGTTTTATGGAAGGCGACTTTGAAAACCTGACCATGTATTCCGAGGTTTTACAAGACAGTACATTCGATTTACTGGACGCTGGAAAAATGACTTTTGCTTCCGGATCATCGATCACCGTTTCCGAAGCATACTATCAAAAGATATTCAACAATTTCGAACAATATAAAGATAAGATCGTCCTGCGCCCACAAGAAATCAGCAATGCTGCAGAAGTGATTCGCAGGCTGGGAATCATCACGATAAACACGGCGCTGGAATGTGATATATATGGCAATGTAAACTCTACGCATGTGGCCGGAACAAACATGATGAACGGCATCGGAGGCTCCGGGGATTTCGCCCGTAATGCATATTTGAGTGTGTTTGTCACACAATCAGCAGCAAAATCAAACACGATTTCACGGATTGTTCCTATGGTTTCCCATGTTGACCATACGGAGCATGACGTGGATGTCATTGTCACAGAGCAAGGACTGGCAGATTTACGCGGTTTGGCGCCCAGACAGCGTGCTAAAGTAGTGATTGAGCACTGTGCACATCCTGATTATAAGGCTGAACTGCTGGACTATTTTGAAAGAGCTTGTCTGCGCGGTGGACAAACGCCTCATCTTTTAGAGGAAGCGTTTGCCTGCTATGGCCGACTGCGCGAAAACGGTACTATGAAAAAAGATTAAAGATCTGCAAATTCCCAAGCGCTTTGATAAGCGTTTACGGATTCCGCATAGCTGATGAAATCTGAGTAAAATGGAAGGCGGGATAGGGTAGCACTGTCGCCAATAACCACGAGTTTTTTCCTGGCTCTGGTCATGGCTACATTCATCCTTCGGATGT
It contains:
- a CDS encoding HlyD family secretion protein, which produces MNTAKAPAPHGPFHTFFTIIASIIAAGGLIMGIWFFIFYNNNEETNDAQIDQYVTPVVTRITGYVQEVKYVENQFVHKGDTLIVIDNREYQSHLDLALSEIENAKESIGVLQRNVATTRSNTAVQQSQLDAAKSQVWKAEEEYKRYNALLKEDAATQQQVETMKSNYDSAKAHYEEILHALQSTALSTSEASSKVPVAKTVIGGKKAAVDNAALYLSYTILTAPYDGWVGKKTIQPGQLVKEGQTLVSVVSQEKWITANYKETQVGRITIGQKVTFKADASGNQVFNGIVESFSPASGARFSMLPPDNATGNFVKIEQRIPIRIKLTDPVKETEFLRAGMNVIVVANHQK
- a CDS encoding TolC family protein, with the translated sequence MKKLPLIARESLNALSSPPRRLFGTLLLTGIMTFPVQAQQVLTLSQALSLAAEHNKTVQKSRIQQHITEEEKKEKEEMRIPEVDFHASYARITDLTEYKSGLSGKMVTATIPEMADVTSSARMPIYAGGQIKYSIRKAKQQQEISRLNVQKTVNDIQIEVVATYLGVFKLMELQKLILENIKEEEDRLKEVRAFKAHGTVTGNEVLRAELQLSDMQLRLLSNQRNIAIGLHDLQTLLELPEEGKLSLDTNGLLGNKLTLYNYQDYLASVFQKEEMGIAKQQEAIRQTEQRLAKSNYYPKLNLFGSYGYNYPNYMFFPPRDNGYTLGKIGIELNFSLSNLYKNKTKMKLAAQRMEEEKVNTDLLGNQIRDEVFKQYTRYQEIMDQLPVTEKAKRQATENYRIIKLKYLNQLALVTDILDADNALLQAKYNVVSTRIDALMKHYELRYAAGQL
- a CDS encoding MFS transporter, producing the protein MANQTVFKPWMPDWAVKGVLIFCMLHSMVLLGLYTSNTTYSASFLDVEVEDLQYAMSLTYGTFLATILIESRLFKYFPTRNYFMAIYFLAAVSFIISAYTHDYVLFIILRMVEGVLMALPWIPLRLLLLSRFKSKNAIIIVFSLTYGTLLIASPFIMNIVVWLLENYDWKYMAYGSAFFQLICVALVLITFNGHRFHKKTPLYQVDWASYVLVHTAIICGAFVLIYGEKKYWFQSSQITLATAITAVSSGLFLVRQLLVKRPCFDLKVFHYANLRTGLVLFVLFYISRASLNICHTTMSKVWNWEPVRVANIQYLNALGDLIGIFIAAILLSKAVATRYIFILGFSLMAVYHLWFTFLFVPDVSLADIVLPYILQGVAVGILFVPLVLFTVSSVPAYLAPFSGTVGVTGRFWGSTIGFCVMQNAQVFLEQKHYSKFRETIIPERPEIQEQISRYTQKFQGKGFSLDEASTLAMQQITAGLKKQGVLLSNMEIFTAIGFGLIVLVVLLIFNRHLRQTFDIFKNRIWGS
- a CDS encoding succinate CoA transferase produces the protein MTSEEAAQLFKDKMVVASSGFTKAGDSKAVLAAVAERAKCEPLKITLMTGASLGHGTDGALADADALSLRLPFQVDPVLRKAINNGEVLFIDQHLGETVTLLKSNHFPKIDIAVLEACRIEADGSIIPTTSVGNSASFAALANQVIIEVNTAVPFSVCGLHDIFSAGDYPNRCEIPIVTAADRVGRSSIYIDPKKIIGVVITNKTDSPAEIAPPDEATKAIAKHLVSFFSAEVKKGHLTKSLLPLQAGIGKVANAVLLGFMEGDFENLTMYSEVLQDSTFDLLDAGKMTFASGSSITVSEAYYQKIFNNFEQYKDKIVLRPQEISNAAEVIRRLGIITINTALECDIYGNVNSTHVAGTNMMNGIGGSGDFARNAYLSVFVTQSAAKSNTISRIVPMVSHVDHTEHDVDVIVTEQGLADLRGLAPRQRAKVVIEHCAHPDYKAELLDYFERACLRGGQTPHLLEEAFACYGRLRENGTMKKD
- a CDS encoding AraC family transcriptional regulator yields the protein MANIHKDYYLTEVDKLPHTIYCMHDLMGEQDISAHQHEKGQFLYTEGGVVHVSTEQKTYFLPARHYMWIPPGVIHSIHPSSADVTMRNLYFPEEADEHPFYKQKGIYPVNDLLLQMIIFSNRWSGDIDETALSSYRFALALKAILPEVSLYKLPLALPYAKDKRLTAVIHYMGENLSEAIVFPALASKFGLSERSLSRLFQGDVGMSFIQYLSIQRMMLAVQLLLEDKMSVKEVASMVGYNSIPTFSTTFYKTLGVRPSEYVKMKGVLGLDTMLA